In Cyanobium sp. AMD-g, one genomic interval encodes:
- a CDS encoding alpha/beta fold hydrolase: MNTTLGLQTTKGSKPSLPKFVFLPGMDGSGKLLQSQMGTLKSDFDICSLSIPANDLTDWNGLTERVVHWIKSEKQQAPSRPIVLCGESFGGCLALHLAANHPRLCDRLVLVNPASSARRQPWMEMGASFARWLPGSLYRLSTLSLLPFLIEPQRVSISNQTALLEAMVSVSPSSAAWRLSLLRQFALEDLPLERIEQPVLIVASGSDRLLPSVAEARRIAKYLPKAKTALLPKSGHACLLETEVKLHSILRSQDFLSA; this comes from the coding sequence GTGAACACAACCCTTGGGCTCCAGACCACCAAGGGTTCGAAGCCAAGTCTTCCGAAGTTTGTCTTTCTGCCAGGGATGGATGGAAGCGGCAAGTTATTGCAGTCGCAAATGGGCACTTTGAAGTCAGACTTTGATATCTGCAGCTTGTCGATTCCAGCCAACGACCTCACGGACTGGAACGGGTTGACGGAACGGGTCGTTCATTGGATCAAGAGCGAAAAGCAACAAGCGCCTTCACGTCCCATCGTTCTTTGCGGTGAGTCTTTTGGTGGTTGTCTTGCCTTGCATCTTGCTGCCAACCATCCTCGCCTCTGTGATCGCCTGGTGTTGGTCAATCCGGCCTCATCGGCAAGACGTCAACCCTGGATGGAGATGGGCGCTTCATTCGCCAGGTGGTTACCAGGTTCCCTGTATCGCCTTTCCACCTTGAGTCTGCTCCCGTTTCTCATCGAACCTCAACGGGTATCGATATCAAATCAAACGGCTCTGCTGGAGGCCATGGTATCGGTCTCGCCATCCAGCGCCGCCTGGAGATTGTCCTTGCTCCGTCAATTCGCATTGGAGGACCTGCCGCTTGAGCGCATTGAGCAGCCTGTCTTGATTGTGGCCTCAGGCTCAGATCGACTGCTCCCTTCTGTGGCAGAGGCACGGCGAATCGCCAAGTACCTTCCTAAAGCCAAGACCGCGCTGTTGCCAAAGAGCGGTCATGCCTGCCTGCTGGAGACGGAGGTCAAGCTGCACAGTATCCTGAGATCCCAGGACTTTCTATCCGCGTGA
- a CDS encoding 1-acyl-sn-glycerol-3-phosphate acyltransferase, translating to MNVSRSLLGAVGTKVSLHHPERIPTTKSILVVSNHRSLLDAPLLMAALNRPVRFACHHYMSRVPVLREMVSAMGAFPLDAPGERQHQFFRKSVEFLQSGQAVGIFPEGAQPMVQVKRANQLSPFHRGFAHLALGAQVRDLAILPVAIASTQEDKHRLAPLKLFNLFDPTEPLFNCGGWHSAVVYRRVHLLIGYPVWIDEVQRQHYGGRRAGAMAKALTHACMEQVAGLLRLGFQ from the coding sequence TTGAACGTCTCCCGGAGCTTGCTTGGCGCCGTTGGCACGAAGGTATCTCTGCATCATCCTGAGCGGATTCCCACAACCAAAAGCATCTTGGTTGTAAGCAACCACCGCAGCTTGTTGGATGCCCCCCTGCTGATGGCAGCCCTGAACCGTCCGGTCCGGTTTGCTTGCCACCATTACATGAGCCGCGTTCCTGTCTTGCGGGAGATGGTATCGGCGATGGGAGCCTTTCCTCTCGATGCACCTGGCGAAAGGCAACATCAGTTCTTCCGCAAGTCAGTTGAATTCTTACAGTCAGGACAGGCCGTGGGCATCTTTCCTGAGGGCGCACAGCCAATGGTTCAGGTCAAGCGGGCGAATCAGCTCAGCCCCTTCCATCGTGGTTTTGCCCATCTGGCCCTGGGAGCACAGGTTCGTGATTTGGCCATCCTGCCAGTGGCCATCGCATCAACACAAGAAGACAAGCATCGGCTCGCACCATTGAAGCTGTTCAATCTGTTTGACCCCACGGAACCTCTGTTCAACTGCGGCGGCTGGCATTCCGCTGTTGTCTATCGCCGCGTGCACCTTCTGATTGGTTACCCTGTGTGGATTGATGAGGTGCAACGACAGCACTATGGCGGTCGACGCGCAGGTGCGATGGCGAAAGCGTTGACCCATGCATGCATGGAGCAGGTCGCTGGGTTACTTCGTTTGGGCTTTCAATGA
- the cynS gene encoding cyanase — protein sequence MSPLTPLSQTLLGAKRRKGVSFAELERLLQRDEVWIASLLYGQATASPEEAQTLLAALDLDPNLANELTIPPVKGCLDPELPTDPLIYRFYEIMQVYGLPLKDVIQEKFGDGIMSAIDFTMEVDKVEDPAGTRVKVSMCGKFLPYKKW from the coding sequence ATGAGCCCACTGACTCCTCTCAGCCAAACCCTGCTGGGCGCCAAGCGCCGTAAAGGCGTTAGTTTCGCCGAGCTTGAAAGACTTCTCCAACGTGATGAGGTATGGATAGCCAGTTTGCTTTACGGACAGGCCACGGCCTCTCCAGAGGAAGCACAAACACTTCTGGCGGCCCTGGATCTGGATCCAAATCTGGCCAATGAACTGACAATCCCTCCCGTGAAGGGTTGCCTGGATCCGGAGCTCCCAACCGATCCATTGATTTATCGCTTCTATGAAATCATGCAAGTGTATGGTCTTCCGCTAAAAGATGTGATCCAGGAAAAGTTCGGTGATGGTATCATGAGTGCCATCGACTTCACCATGGAGGTTGACAAAGTGGAAGATCCGGCCGGCACCAGGGTCAAAGTCAGCATGTGCGGAAAGTTTCTGCCCTACAAGAAGTGGTAA
- a CDS encoding diguanylate cyclase, translating to MLHVALVGLFLLDLALPRNIPLLPYYFLVVVLSASLATPRQMVPLVVQAFGLAIISGLYWSFFPSVDYATRLLALSGVAAVAVLLSAQRCRETALRHQSEQTLNLTLDNAAAGVVLADASGRLLRVNPALCDILGRDAQTLLTLSWPEISHPDDIAREQPLVEAMLANRRDNYRLKKRYLRGDGSTIWVDLSVSCVRGPDGPLEFFIGQAVDISAEVAAQGALTRSEETLRRILDECSTGLALCAPGTGTILQANSHLCSELNLTPAALKGRSLMDVVGDLEQVSAEDARSLTPMNEAPLKSLLHGDIDCYGVRVNLLRAGFLRGWGELQLSNLRDASGAVRHVLVELDDITEVVSQTEYLQAAAAAGVVGIWDWDVPANVLTWDPVMYRLYGRKPGDFAGAYQAWADAVHPEDRAYAEGEIQAALRGKREYAPRFRVIWPDGSVHHLQAISNTTYDREGQPLRMLGVNYDVTELVQTQEQLEAEQHRLSATLDALLDPHLMLGPVRDDAGSIVDLRILRANPAAAAYNHMALEDFVGASVRQFWPEHVGNGLFDRYLEVLSNGAPLVLDDFPFHHAQQGGLRHFDIRAVKVSEELSVTWRDVSERIAMEEALARRAATDSLTTLLNREEVFAQMGRLLADDRRRGGELAVLFCDLDHFKEVNDSYGHQAGDAVLQAMAKRIRSCLRGSDLAARIGGDELMVVLPGLQGLPDALTIAEKLRRLASEAVPIPQGLVHISVSVGVALACAGESPDELIARADTAMYTAKQQGRDQVVAVT from the coding sequence GTGCTGCATGTGGCACTGGTCGGGCTGTTCCTGCTCGATCTTGCTCTGCCGCGAAACATCCCGCTGCTGCCCTACTACTTCCTGGTGGTGGTCCTCTCAGCGAGCCTGGCGACGCCACGCCAGATGGTCCCTCTGGTTGTTCAGGCCTTTGGGCTGGCGATCATCTCCGGCCTGTACTGGAGCTTCTTCCCTTCGGTCGACTACGCCACCCGACTGCTGGCGCTCAGCGGCGTGGCGGCTGTGGCCGTGCTGCTCTCGGCCCAGCGCTGCCGGGAAACGGCCCTGCGGCACCAAAGCGAGCAGACCCTGAATCTCACGCTTGACAACGCCGCAGCCGGCGTGGTTCTGGCGGATGCAAGCGGCCGGTTGCTGCGCGTCAATCCCGCCCTCTGCGACATTCTCGGCCGTGACGCCCAGACCCTGCTCACGCTCTCCTGGCCTGAGATCAGCCATCCCGACGACATCGCCCGCGAGCAGCCACTGGTGGAGGCGATGCTGGCGAACCGGCGTGATAACTACCGGCTCAAGAAGCGGTATCTGCGCGGCGATGGCAGCACCATCTGGGTGGATCTGAGCGTTTCGTGTGTGCGTGGCCCCGACGGGCCCCTGGAGTTCTTCATCGGCCAGGCCGTCGACATCTCCGCCGAGGTGGCAGCCCAGGGAGCCCTGACCAGGTCGGAGGAAACGCTGCGCCGCATCCTGGATGAATGCAGTACGGGCCTGGCGCTGTGCGCTCCGGGAACGGGGACCATCCTGCAGGCCAATTCACATCTCTGCTCCGAACTCAACCTGACCCCAGCGGCGCTGAAGGGCAGGAGCCTGATGGATGTCGTCGGTGACCTGGAGCAGGTGTCGGCGGAGGATGCACGATCGCTCACCCCGATGAATGAGGCCCCGCTCAAGTCACTGCTGCATGGCGACATTGATTGTTACGGGGTGCGTGTGAACCTGCTGCGGGCCGGCTTCCTGAGGGGCTGGGGTGAGCTGCAGCTCAGCAACCTCCGCGATGCCAGCGGAGCCGTGAGGCATGTGCTGGTGGAGCTCGATGACATCACCGAGGTCGTGTCCCAGACGGAGTATCTCCAGGCCGCTGCCGCCGCGGGGGTGGTGGGCATCTGGGACTGGGACGTGCCGGCCAACGTCCTCACCTGGGATCCGGTGATGTACCGGCTCTACGGCCGCAAACCGGGCGACTTCGCCGGCGCCTACCAGGCCTGGGCCGATGCGGTGCATCCGGAGGATCGGGCCTATGCGGAGGGGGAGATCCAGGCGGCCCTGCGCGGAAAGCGGGAGTACGCCCCGCGCTTCCGGGTGATCTGGCCCGATGGCTCTGTGCACCACCTCCAGGCCATCTCCAACACCACCTACGACCGCGAGGGCCAGCCCCTGCGCATGCTCGGAGTCAACTACGACGTGACGGAACTGGTGCAGACCCAGGAGCAGCTGGAGGCCGAACAGCACCGGCTCAGCGCCACCCTCGATGCCCTGCTGGATCCACACTTGATGCTTGGCCCGGTTCGCGATGACGCGGGCTCCATCGTGGATCTGCGCATCCTGCGGGCCAACCCCGCCGCCGCCGCCTACAACCACATGGCGCTGGAGGATTTTGTCGGGGCCAGTGTGCGGCAGTTCTGGCCTGAACATGTGGGCAATGGACTGTTCGATCGCTACCTGGAGGTGCTCAGCAACGGCGCGCCGCTGGTGCTCGACGACTTCCCCTTTCACCATGCCCAGCAGGGCGGGCTCCGCCACTTTGACATCCGCGCCGTCAAGGTGTCCGAGGAGCTGAGCGTCACCTGGCGCGATGTGAGTGAGCGGATTGCGATGGAAGAGGCGCTGGCGCGCCGGGCCGCCACCGACAGCCTTACCACCCTGCTGAACCGTGAGGAGGTGTTCGCGCAGATGGGTCGGCTCCTGGCCGACGATCGGCGCCGGGGCGGGGAACTGGCCGTGCTCTTCTGCGACCTCGATCATTTCAAGGAGGTGAACGACAGCTACGGCCACCAGGCCGGCGATGCGGTGCTCCAGGCCATGGCCAAGCGGATCCGCTCCTGCCTGAGGGGCTCGGATCTGGCCGCACGCATCGGTGGTGATGAGCTGATGGTGGTGCTGCCTGGCTTGCAGGGTCTCCCGGATGCGCTGACCATCGCAGAGAAGTTGCGCCGCCTGGCCAGCGAAGCGGTACCGATCCCTCAGGGACTGGTGCACATCAGCGTCAGCGTCGGCGTGGCCCTGGCCTGTGCCGGTGAATCGCCGGACGAGCTGATCGCCCGGGCCGACACGGCGATGTACACCGCCAAGCAGCAGGGCCGCGATCAGGTTGTGGCGGTCACCTGA
- a CDS encoding multicopper oxidase domain-containing protein yields MTTPLRRRQVLGLGLAGLGTAVVGPVLWDRLQRSAARAQPAGAAHLLSRGGVADLELVAQTTRGTLPGGPAERLTYNGRSPGPLLEVNAGDAVRLRLRNGLNQPTNLHFHGLHIPPPQTTIT; encoded by the coding sequence ATGACCACTCCTCTTCGGCGACGGCAGGTGCTCGGCCTGGGGCTCGCCGGCCTCGGCACGGCCGTGGTCGGGCCGGTTCTCTGGGACCGGTTGCAGCGCTCCGCCGCCCGGGCCCAGCCGGCCGGTGCGGCCCACCTGCTCTCCCGTGGCGGCGTCGCTGATCTGGAGCTGGTGGCCCAGACCACGAGGGGGACCCTTCCCGGTGGCCCCGCCGAGCGGCTCACTTACAACGGCCGCTCACCCGGCCCGCTGCTGGAGGTGAACGCCGGCGATGCGGTGCGCCTGCGCCTGCGCAATGGCCTCAACCAGCCCACCAACCTGCACTTCCATGGACTCCACATCCCCCCCCCGCAGACCACCATCACATGA
- a CDS encoding DUF411 domain-containing protein — translation MNATPFRGHARILDLLLGVGAVAAVVSGGGSLAARASAPALMPVTSCRSASCVCCKRWVQQIRANGFAVRDVVVADVAVIKRRLGVPARLASCHTAEVAGFALEGHVPAADVKRLLQKRPPVAGMPLGSPGMESAYGKEAYTVMAFTRTGAISSFSQHAQ, via the coding sequence ATGAACGCGACACCCTTCCGCGGTCATGCGCGGATCCTGGACCTGCTGCTGGGGGTCGGCGCTGTTGCTGCCGTTGTCTCAGGGGGCGGGTCGCTCGCGGCACGCGCCAGTGCTCCAGCCCTGATGCCGGTCACCTCCTGCCGATCCGCGAGTTGCGTGTGCTGCAAGCGCTGGGTGCAGCAGATACGCGCCAATGGCTTCGCTGTGCGCGATGTCGTTGTGGCGGATGTCGCCGTGATCAAGCGACGCCTGGGGGTCCCCGCCCGCCTGGCCTCATGCCACACCGCCGAAGTCGCTGGTTTTGCCCTTGAGGGTCACGTCCCTGCTGCCGATGTGAAACGGCTGCTGCAGAAACGGCCGCCCGTGGCGGGGATGCCCCTGGGCTCCCCAGGCATGGAATCGGCCTACGGCAAAGAGGCGTACACGGTGATGGCCTTCACGCGGACCGGAGCCATCAGCAGCTTCTCCCAGCACGCCCAATAG
- a CDS encoding DUF305 domain-containing protein → MLLSRFTAPLLGLTAALSVATPVLAQMPAGMHHDGHHGMPGTTAPTSATMDHAAHAHDVGPAGATYDLRFIDGMVQHHTGALRMSEFVFNIGQPGVGALGKTIWRDQANEIRAMGLWRKAWYPQAPVYPVALAKGGDPNSLSGLTRMSQAQIDGMRMMGEGPTRENRVVWFLEGMLEHHGGALMMAHDALAKSTNPTIRRFARGVIVAQRAEIIELRRMLAVEGLRKPEYSKYDALFAL, encoded by the coding sequence ATGCTTTTGTCTCGTTTCACCGCTCCCTTGCTCGGGCTGACTGCCGCCCTCTCCGTGGCGACCCCCGTCCTGGCCCAGATGCCCGCTGGCATGCATCACGACGGGCACCACGGCATGCCGGGCACGACCGCCCCGACCAGCGCCACCATGGACCATGCCGCCCACGCCCACGACGTGGGCCCGGCCGGTGCCACCTACGACCTGCGCTTCATCGATGGGATGGTGCAGCACCACACCGGCGCCCTGCGCATGAGCGAATTCGTCTTCAACATCGGCCAACCCGGCGTGGGCGCCCTTGGCAAGACGATCTGGCGCGATCAAGCCAACGAGATCCGGGCGATGGGCCTCTGGCGCAAGGCCTGGTATCCCCAGGCGCCCGTTTACCCGGTGGCGCTGGCCAAAGGCGGCGACCCCAATAGCCTCAGCGGCCTCACCCGCATGAGCCAGGCCCAGATCGATGGCATGCGCATGATGGGTGAGGGCCCCACCAGGGAGAACCGGGTAGTGTGGTTCCTCGAAGGGATGCTCGAGCACCACGGTGGCGCGCTGATGATGGCCCACGACGCCCTGGCAAAAAGCACCAATCCAACAATCCGGCGCTTCGCCAGGGGGGTGATCGTGGCCCAGCGCGCCGAGATCATCGAACTGCGTCGGATGCTGGCGGTGGAGGGCTTGCGCAAGCCGGAGTACAGCAAATATGACGCCCTGTTTGCTCTTTGA
- a CDS encoding MauE/DoxX family redox-associated membrane protein, with translation MGLTTKAVRHQTGLYPYLELLVGLAVLAGQAIPPIGGMATLMGLEGAISVIQAVYIDKLDLNCACVGGNSRTPLGLVSVLENVAMVAMGLLMLSGT, from the coding sequence GTGGGCCTGACGACGAAAGCGGTGCGACACCAGACCGGCCTTTATCCCTATCTGGAGCTGCTGGTGGGGCTGGCCGTGCTGGCTGGCCAGGCCATCCCTCCGATCGGAGGGATGGCAACGTTGATGGGGTTGGAAGGCGCGATCTCGGTGATCCAGGCGGTCTACATCGACAAGCTCGATCTGAACTGCGCCTGCGTGGGCGGCAACAGTCGGACCCCGCTCGGTCTTGTCAGCGTTCTGGAGAACGTAGCGATGGTGGCGATGGGTCTATTGATGCTGAGCGGGACCTGA
- a CDS encoding DUF3721 domain-containing protein, which yields MNDHRTIPHLKGSRWALLAALAASSVSPFFITPPAGAHMKGMFKTRQEAEQRAAELKCKGAFAMGSLWMPCANEQQLHKALQNE from the coding sequence ATGAACGATCACCGCACCATCCCACACCTGAAGGGAAGCCGGTGGGCTCTGCTGGCTGCCTTGGCAGCATCAAGCGTCTCGCCGTTCTTCATCACCCCACCCGCCGGCGCGCACATGAAGGGCATGTTCAAGACCAGACAGGAGGCAGAGCAACGGGCCGCCGAACTCAAGTGCAAAGGAGCTTTTGCGATGGGCTCCCTGTGGATGCCCTGTGCCAATGAACAGCAGTTGCACAAGGCGCTTCAGAACGAGTGA
- a CDS encoding DUF3721 domain-containing protein, with product MHRFTLVLVLMAAGGLAPGAARAQDYDMFPSKAAAEQRAKALKCSGVFAMGKDWMPCQNFEAYQKAVSKEK from the coding sequence GTGCACCGCTTCACTCTGGTTCTTGTGCTCATGGCAGCTGGCGGATTGGCCCCCGGCGCCGCTCGCGCCCAGGACTACGACATGTTCCCGAGCAAAGCCGCTGCGGAGCAGCGTGCCAAGGCGCTGAAGTGCAGCGGTGTCTTTGCGATGGGCAAGGACTGGATGCCCTGTCAGAACTTTGAGGCCTATCAAAAGGCCGTCTCCAAGGAGAAGTGA
- a CDS encoding heavy metal-responsive transcriptional regulator, with protein MAAVSLTTGMKIGALAGRSGLPVKTLRYYEDLGLLPAIGRSEGGYRLFAEESLRRLEFIRRLKTLGLSLEEIQACLAVHDAGELPCGDIELQLGRQIERIDGQIKELRQLRKELHDLLAGWQSQPAKDSNVICPNLHV; from the coding sequence ATGGCTGCCGTCAGCCTCACGACTGGGATGAAGATCGGTGCCCTGGCCGGCCGCAGTGGCCTGCCGGTCAAGACCCTGCGCTACTACGAGGACCTGGGTCTGTTGCCGGCGATCGGTCGCAGCGAAGGTGGCTATCGCCTGTTCGCTGAAGAGAGCCTGCGCCGTCTGGAGTTCATCCGCCGCCTCAAGACCCTTGGGCTCAGCCTGGAGGAGATCCAGGCCTGCCTGGCGGTGCACGATGCCGGTGAACTGCCCTGCGGTGACATCGAGCTCCAGCTGGGCCGTCAGATCGAGCGGATCGATGGCCAGATCAAGGAACTGCGGCAACTCAGAAAGGAACTCCACGATCTGCTGGCCGGCTGGCAGAGCCAACCCGCCAAGGACAGCAACGTGATCTGCCCCAATCTGCATGTGTGA
- the chrA gene encoding chromate efflux transporter — MSQSLHPGPSQLQESSVPSVGLAEASRFWLQLGLVSFGGPAGQIALLHRELVDRRRWLSEQRYLHALNYCMLLPGPEAMQLATYLGWLMHGVPGGLIAGGLFVLPSVFVLTALSSIYALWGQLPLLVSVFAVLKPAVLAIVLMAAWRIGSRTLRNPFLVGLAIAGFLALTLLRLPYPMLVITAGLIGLLVAWWRPALLATSKPHGPRPAAAIPEQAQPAALHDDDSASPEHARFSRRRLAVTLLVWALALLVPLAGLVMAGGWAGPLALMGRFFTRVALLSFGGAYAVLPYVAQGAVEQFGWLSAAQMLDGLALGETTPGPLIMVVAFVGFMGGWNHGPGADSGNWTLAIAGTLVAVWFTFLPSFGFILAGAPLVEASRGDLRFGAPLSAITAVVVGLIASLALFFAGPVLWPAGSFNPWALLVVAAALFAQLRLRWSVLNVIGAAAVTGALLAVLKQLAG; from the coding sequence ATGTCCCAGTCACTCCATCCAGGCCCGTCTCAGCTTCAGGAAAGCTCTGTTCCGTCGGTTGGCCTGGCGGAGGCCTCGCGCTTCTGGCTGCAACTCGGTCTGGTGAGCTTTGGGGGGCCGGCTGGGCAAATCGCCCTGCTGCACCGCGAACTTGTGGATCGGCGCCGCTGGCTCTCCGAGCAGCGCTACCTGCATGCCCTCAACTACTGCATGCTGCTGCCCGGTCCGGAAGCCATGCAGTTGGCGACCTACCTGGGATGGCTGATGCACGGTGTGCCCGGCGGCCTGATCGCCGGCGGGTTGTTCGTGCTGCCCTCGGTGTTCGTGCTGACGGCGCTGTCCTCCATCTACGCCCTCTGGGGTCAGCTCCCGCTGCTCGTCTCGGTGTTCGCCGTGCTCAAGCCCGCGGTGCTGGCCATCGTGCTGATGGCCGCCTGGCGGATCGGCAGCCGCACCCTGCGCAACCCCTTTCTGGTGGGCCTGGCGATCGCCGGCTTCCTGGCCCTGACCCTGCTGAGGCTTCCCTATCCGATGCTGGTCATCACCGCCGGCCTGATCGGCCTGCTGGTCGCGTGGTGGCGGCCAGCCCTGCTGGCCACCAGCAAACCGCATGGCCCCAGGCCGGCAGCAGCCATCCCTGAGCAGGCGCAACCTGCCGCCCTGCACGACGACGACTCCGCCAGCCCTGAGCACGCGCGCTTTTCGCGACGACGTCTGGCGGTCACACTGCTGGTCTGGGCTCTGGCCTTGCTGGTGCCCCTGGCAGGCCTGGTGATGGCCGGTGGCTGGGCTGGTCCCCTGGCGCTGATGGGCCGCTTCTTCACCCGGGTGGCCCTGCTCAGCTTCGGGGGGGCCTACGCCGTGCTGCCCTATGTCGCCCAGGGTGCGGTGGAGCAGTTCGGCTGGCTTTCGGCTGCCCAGATGCTCGATGGGCTGGCGCTGGGTGAAACGACCCCGGGGCCCTTGATCATGGTGGTGGCCTTCGTGGGCTTCATGGGCGGCTGGAACCATGGGCCCGGGGCGGATTCCGGCAACTGGACGCTCGCCATCGCCGGCACCCTGGTGGCGGTCTGGTTCACCTTCCTGCCTTCGTTCGGCTTCATCCTTGCCGGCGCCCCCCTGGTGGAGGCCAGCCGCGGCGACCTGCGCTTCGGGGCCCCGCTGAGTGCCATCACGGCCGTGGTGGTGGGCCTGATCGCCAGCCTGGCCCTGTTCTTCGCAGGCCCCGTGCTCTGGCCGGCTGGCAGCTTCAATCCATGGGCCCTGCTGGTGGTGGCGGCAGCCCTGTTCGCTCAGCTTCGCCTGCGCTGGAGCGTCTTGAACGTCATCGGGGCCGCCGCCGTCACCGGTGCCCTGCTGGCCGTCCTGAAACAGCTGGCCGGATGA
- a CDS encoding metallothionein produces the protein MATTLETPVTLQCACPGCHCTVQADSPFCSEACAKGHPNGEPCHAGCGCEGHG, from the coding sequence ATGGCCACGACCCTGGAGACACCCGTCACGCTGCAGTGCGCCTGCCCGGGCTGCCACTGCACGGTGCAAGCGGACAGCCCGTTCTGCAGCGAGGCCTGCGCCAAAGGGCACCCCAACGGTGAGCCCTGCCACGCCGGCTGTGGCTGTGAAGGCCATGGCTGA
- a CDS encoding nitrilase-related carbon-nitrogen hydrolase — protein sequence METIPGRATASLLPVLKRTGLIMGVGIAEGDAITGIVYNTTVLMGPEGIIGKYRRNGFNGQDVQLFGPGDTDVGVSDTPIGRMALIICHGDTDWQ from the coding sequence GTGGAGACGATTCCGGGTCGCGCAACAGCATCCTTGTTGCCGGTGCTCAAGCGCACCGGTCTGATCATGGGCGTGGGTATTGCCGAGGGAGATGCGATCACGGGCATCGTGTACAACACCACTGTCTTGATGGGCCCTGAGGGCATCATCGGCAAGTACCGCAGGAACGGATTCAATGGGCAGGATGTGCAACTGTTCGGGCCTGGCGACACCGATGTCGGGGTATCTGACACACCGATCGGGCGCATGGCCCTGATCATTTGCCATGGCGATACCGACTGGCAATAG